One genomic segment of Acomys russatus chromosome 6, mAcoRus1.1, whole genome shotgun sequence includes these proteins:
- the Dusp12 gene encoding dual specificity protein phosphatase 12 isoform X1 produces the protein MLDVQGSNHGCEHPTPTTSPASSAGQRVEVRPGLYLGGAAAVAEPDQLLEAGITAVLTVDAEPAFQAGAGFEGLRSLFVPALDKPETDLLSHLDRCVAFIGQARAEGRAVLVHCHAGVSRSVAVLTAFIMKTDQLPFEKAYENLQTVKPEAKMNEGFEWQLRLYEAMGCEVDSASAVYKQYRLQKVSEKYPELRNLPQELFAVDPTTVSQGLKDDTLYKCRKCRRSLFRSSSVLDHNEGSGPIAFAHKRATPSLVLTTGIQAQCTSYFIEPVQWMEPTLLGVIDGQLLCPKCSAKLGSFNWYGEQCSCGRWITPAFQIHKNRVDEMKILPALGSQTKKV, from the exons ATGTTGGACGTGCAGGGCTCGAACCATGGCTGCGAGCACCCGACTCCCACTACCAGCCCCGCCAGCTCTGCTGGGCAGCGGGTAGAAGTGCGGCCCGGCCTGTATCTGGGTGGGGCAGCGGCCGTGGCGGAACCGGACCAACTGTTGGAGGCGGGCATCACCGCCGTACTGACAGTGGACGCGGAGCCGGCTTTCCAGGCTGGGGCTGGGTTCGAAGGTCTCCGGAGCCTCTTCGTGCCGGCGCTGGACAAACCCGAGACAGACTTGCTCAGCCACCTGGACCGGTGCGTGGCCTTCATCGGCCAGGCGCGTGCCGAGGGCCGAGCGGTGTTGGTGCACTG TCATGCAGGAGTCAGTCGAAGTGTTGCTGTCCTGACTGCTTTTATAATGAAGACAGACCAACTTCCCTTTGAAAAAGCCTATGAAAACCTCCAGACGGTCAAGCCAGAAGCCAA GATGAACGAGGGGTTCGAATGGCAGCTGAGGCTGTACGAGGCGATGGGATGCGAAGTCGATAGTGCCAGTGCAGTTTACAAGCAGTACCGTTTGCAGAAGGTTTCTGAGAAGTACCCAG AACTTCGGAATTTACCTCAAGAACTCTTTGCTGTTGACCCAACTACCGTTTCACAAGGATTAAAAGATGACACTCTCTACAAATGTAGGAAGTGCAG GCGATCTTTATTTAGAAGTTCTAGTGTTTTGGATCATAATGAAGGAAGTGGGCCAATAGCCTTTGCTCACAAGAGAGCGACACCATCTCTTGTACTTACCACAGGGATTCAGGCTCAGTGTACATCTTATTTCATTGAACCTGTACAGTGGATGGAACCTACCTTGTTGGGAGTAATAGATGGACAG CTTCTTTGCCCAAAATGCAGCGCCAAGTTGGGTTCCTTTAACTGGTACGGTGAACAGTGCTCGTGTGGTCGATGGATCACCCCTGCTTTTCAAATACACAAGAATAGAGTGGACGAGATGAAAATATTGCCAGCGCTGGGATCACAAACAAAGAAAGTATGA
- the Dusp12 gene encoding dual specificity protein phosphatase 12 isoform X2 — MLDVQGSNHGCEHPTPTTSPASSAGQRVEVRPGLYLGGAAAVAEPDQLLEAGITAVLTVDAEPAFQAGAGFEGLRSLFVPALDKPETDLLSHLDRCVAFIGQARAEGRAVLVHCHAGVSRSVAVLTAFIMKTDQLPFEKAYENLQTVKPEAKMNEGFEWQLRLYEAMGCEVDSASAVYKQYRLQKVSEKYPELRNLPQELFAVDPTTVSQGLKDDTLYKCRKCSFFAQNAAPSWVPLTGTVNSARVVDGSPLLFKYTRIEWTR; from the exons ATGTTGGACGTGCAGGGCTCGAACCATGGCTGCGAGCACCCGACTCCCACTACCAGCCCCGCCAGCTCTGCTGGGCAGCGGGTAGAAGTGCGGCCCGGCCTGTATCTGGGTGGGGCAGCGGCCGTGGCGGAACCGGACCAACTGTTGGAGGCGGGCATCACCGCCGTACTGACAGTGGACGCGGAGCCGGCTTTCCAGGCTGGGGCTGGGTTCGAAGGTCTCCGGAGCCTCTTCGTGCCGGCGCTGGACAAACCCGAGACAGACTTGCTCAGCCACCTGGACCGGTGCGTGGCCTTCATCGGCCAGGCGCGTGCCGAGGGCCGAGCGGTGTTGGTGCACTG TCATGCAGGAGTCAGTCGAAGTGTTGCTGTCCTGACTGCTTTTATAATGAAGACAGACCAACTTCCCTTTGAAAAAGCCTATGAAAACCTCCAGACGGTCAAGCCAGAAGCCAA GATGAACGAGGGGTTCGAATGGCAGCTGAGGCTGTACGAGGCGATGGGATGCGAAGTCGATAGTGCCAGTGCAGTTTACAAGCAGTACCGTTTGCAGAAGGTTTCTGAGAAGTACCCAG AACTTCGGAATTTACCTCAAGAACTCTTTGCTGTTGACCCAACTACCGTTTCACAAGGATTAAAAGATGACACTCTCTACAAATGTAGGAAGTGCAG CTTCTTTGCCCAAAATGCAGCGCCAAGTTGGGTTCCTTTAACTGGTACGGTGAACAGTGCTCGTGTGGTCGATGGATCACCCCTGCTTTTCAAATACACAAGAATAGAGTGGACGAGATGA